In Pleurocapsa sp. PCC 7319, the following are encoded in one genomic region:
- a CDS encoding SDR family NAD(P)-dependent oxidoreductase, whose amino-acid sequence MSAIASYSFQSKTILITGGAGDIGKATAHRFAENGGGIMLLNINEAKISEVVSISTI is encoded by the coding sequence ATGTCAGCGATTGCCAGTTATAGTTTTCAGAGCAAAACCATTCTTATTACAGGTGGTGCGGGAGACATTGGCAAAGCCACAGCTCATCGTTTTGCTGAGAATGGAGGGGGAATAATGTTGCTAAATATTAACGAAGCTAAGATAAGTGAAGTTGTCAGCATTTCCACCATATAA